In a genomic window of Streptomyces koelreuteriae:
- a CDS encoding tetratricopeptide repeat protein, translating to MFGKLFGRGAERPGADPHALPVPRRQKNGTYRLRALGDARVLALMEAADAGDWGAVKAALAPFDLGREQAILGQLTDVDGVEEWAVRAAEEDKDDKELRATALLISGARHVSWGWEARTSARAVDVSRDQWQTFYERLRIAEEHLLEAAELRPDWVTPWRHLLTSGRGMSVDDSVQDARLAAGLRRDPLNPDIHLEWVSHLQPRWGGERGQALEFARKAFAAAPDGHPLGCVVAMAHIEDWVESDERDCLQQPQIRAELREAAERSILHHAYERRLGWQGDYNMFAMALSLAGSSTASNVFRELDGVITEWPWTFMADPDKAYARFRKAF from the coding sequence ATGTTCGGCAAGCTGTTCGGGAGGGGTGCGGAGAGACCGGGGGCGGATCCGCACGCCCTTCCCGTCCCGCGCAGACAGAAGAACGGCACGTACAGGCTGCGCGCGCTCGGGGACGCGCGTGTGCTCGCTCTGATGGAGGCGGCCGACGCGGGGGACTGGGGGGCCGTCAAGGCGGCGCTGGCCCCCTTCGACCTCGGCCGGGAGCAGGCGATCCTGGGGCAGCTCACCGATGTGGACGGCGTGGAGGAGTGGGCCGTCCGGGCCGCCGAGGAGGACAAGGACGACAAGGAACTCCGGGCGACCGCACTGCTGATATCGGGTGCGCGCCATGTCTCCTGGGGCTGGGAGGCGCGCACCTCCGCCCGTGCCGTGGACGTCAGCCGGGACCAGTGGCAGACCTTCTACGAGCGGCTGCGCATCGCCGAGGAGCACCTGCTCGAGGCCGCAGAGCTGCGGCCCGACTGGGTCACGCCCTGGCGTCATCTGCTCACCTCGGGACGCGGCATGTCCGTCGACGACAGCGTCCAGGACGCCCGGCTCGCGGCGGGTCTGCGCCGTGATCCGCTGAACCCGGACATCCATCTGGAGTGGGTGTCCCACCTCCAGCCGCGCTGGGGCGGAGAGCGGGGCCAGGCCCTGGAGTTCGCCCGGAAGGCCTTCGCCGCCGCACCCGACGGACACCCGCTCGGCTGTGTCGTCGCCATGGCGCACATCGAGGACTGGGTGGAGTCCGACGAGCGCGACTGCCTCCAGCAGCCGCAGATCCGCGCCGAGTTGAGAGAGGCCGCGGAGCGCAGCATCCTGCACCACGCCTACGAGCGCCGTCTGGGCTGGCAGGGCGACTACAACATGTTCGCCATGGCCCTCTCGCTGGCGGGCAGCAGCACGGCTTCCAACGTCTTCCGCGAGCTGGACGGTGTGATCACCGAGTGGCCGTGGACCTTCATGGCGGACCCGGACAAAGCGTACGCGCGCTTCCGTAAGGCCTTCTGA
- a CDS encoding HSP90 family protein: MPLRDNTADHAAADRTFQVDLRGLVDLLSHHLYSSPRVYLRELMQNAVDALTARHAVEPHGAFGIRLYADGSIVRVEDDGVGLTEADVHTFLATIGRSSKRAEQVAEQRADFIGQFGIGLLSCFLVADEIHVLSRSARTPDAPAVEWRGRGDGSYTVRTLPASARSRPGTTVTLTPRADAGEWTRPAQVHSLARHFGSLLRHPVTFDDGTGGPGAPVNPEPAPWSRTYPTPGARSRALAAYGEEVFGFTPLDTIELDLPAVGLKGIACVLPETVPAGRRHGHRVHVKGMLLSEQAEEILPEWAFFVRCVVDAESLRPTASRESLYEDDTLAAVRDALAERLRAWIARAAASDPDLLGRFLQAHHLAVKSLAVHDDEILRMLLPWLPFETTDGHTTLDEFARTHRTVLVTSSVEEFRQVAAIASAAGLGVVNGGYTYDRELVHRLPEIRPEAAVADLDPATLTAHLDPVDRETELAAAAYLARARDALAVFDCDVALRTFQPASAPALLVDSREARHERTRSQLAREQEGGVWGDILGALRQEAPRAQLILNQLNPLVRTAVTIDEPELARTSAEALYGQAAMLSRRPLRPAESSLINRSFLDLLAHALRKDS; this comes from the coding sequence ATGCCCCTGCGCGACAACACCGCCGACCACGCCGCCGCCGACCGCACCTTCCAGGTCGACCTCCGCGGCCTGGTGGACCTCCTCTCCCACCACCTCTACTCCAGCCCCCGCGTCTACCTGCGCGAACTCATGCAGAACGCGGTCGACGCCCTCACCGCACGGCACGCCGTCGAGCCTCACGGCGCCTTCGGCATCCGCCTGTACGCCGACGGCTCGATCGTCCGCGTCGAGGACGACGGCGTCGGTCTCACCGAGGCCGATGTGCACACCTTCCTCGCCACCATCGGCCGCAGCAGCAAGCGCGCCGAGCAGGTCGCCGAACAACGCGCCGACTTCATCGGCCAGTTCGGCATCGGCCTGCTCTCCTGCTTCCTCGTCGCGGACGAGATCCACGTCCTCAGCCGCTCCGCACGCACCCCCGACGCCCCCGCCGTGGAATGGCGCGGCCGCGGCGACGGCAGCTACACCGTCCGCACCCTGCCCGCCTCCGCCCGCTCCCGCCCCGGCACCACCGTCACCCTGACACCGCGCGCCGACGCCGGCGAGTGGACCCGCCCGGCACAGGTGCACTCCCTGGCCCGGCACTTCGGCTCCCTGCTGCGCCATCCCGTGACCTTCGACGACGGCACCGGCGGCCCGGGCGCGCCGGTCAACCCCGAGCCCGCGCCCTGGTCGCGGACGTACCCCACCCCGGGAGCCCGCTCCCGCGCGCTCGCCGCGTACGGCGAAGAGGTCTTCGGATTCACCCCGCTGGACACCATCGAACTCGACCTGCCGGCCGTGGGCCTGAAGGGCATCGCCTGCGTGCTGCCCGAGACGGTCCCGGCCGGACGCCGCCACGGCCACCGCGTGCACGTCAAGGGCATGCTGCTGTCCGAGCAGGCCGAGGAGATCCTGCCCGAGTGGGCGTTCTTCGTCCGCTGCGTCGTCGACGCCGAGAGCCTGCGCCCGACCGCGTCCCGCGAATCCCTGTACGAGGACGACACCCTCGCCGCCGTCCGCGACGCCCTCGCCGAGCGGCTGCGCGCCTGGATCGCCCGGGCCGCCGCCAGCGACCCGGACCTGCTCGGCCGCTTCCTCCAGGCCCACCACCTGGCCGTGAAGTCCCTCGCCGTGCACGACGACGAGATCCTTCGGATGCTGCTGCCCTGGCTGCCGTTCGAGACCACCGACGGTCACACCACCCTCGACGAGTTCGCCCGCACCCACCGCACGGTGCTCGTGACCTCGAGCGTGGAGGAGTTCCGTCAGGTCGCCGCGATCGCCTCGGCCGCCGGGCTCGGCGTCGTCAACGGCGGCTACACCTACGACCGCGAGCTGGTCCACCGACTGCCCGAGATCAGGCCCGAGGCCGCCGTAGCCGACCTCGACCCGGCGACCCTCACCGCCCACCTCGACCCTGTAGACCGGGAGACGGAACTGGCCGCCGCGGCCTACCTCGCCCGGGCCCGTGACGCCCTCGCCGTCTTCGACTGCGATGTCGCGCTGCGCACCTTCCAGCCCGCCTCCGCCCCCGCCCTCCTCGTCGACAGCCGCGAGGCCCGGCACGAACGCACCCGCTCCCAGCTCGCCCGCGAGCAGGAAGGCGGAGTGTGGGGCGACATCCTCGGCGCCCTGCGCCAGGAGGCCCCGCGAGCCCAGCTGATCCTCAACCAGCTCAACCCGCTGGTGCGCACCGCCGTCACCATCGACGAGCCCGAACTGGCCCGCACCAGCGCCGAAGCCCTCTACGGGCAGGCCGCGATGCTGTCCCGGCGCCCGCTCAGGCCCGCCGAGTCGAGCCTCATCAACCGCTCCTTCCTCGACCTCCTCGCCCACGCCCTCCGCAAGGACAGCTGA
- a CDS encoding UbiA family prenyltransferase has product MTADATDTADPTPAGRRPPRTLALLTAAHGGPALAVTVITALLALRGGLQPFHAIAVTAAVFTGQLTIGWGNDLLDLARDRAVGRADKPLAVGSLPAGWVARALAVAAVSCFVLSALVGWRSALVNIVLATGAGHAYNHGLKATRWSWAPYACGFGTLPSVVTLAGPAPGWAPWWMTGAGAALGVGAHLLNVLPDLADDERTGVRGLPHRIGEHRSRVLAAVLLTAASVLAVAGPAGSPPAWTWMALALVAVLAVLTLCARGRAPFRAAVTIALLDVALLTAG; this is encoded by the coding sequence GTGACCGCCGACGCCACCGACACGGCCGATCCGACCCCGGCGGGCCGCAGACCGCCCCGGACGCTCGCGCTGCTCACTGCCGCCCACGGCGGGCCCGCCCTGGCGGTCACCGTCATCACGGCCCTGCTGGCGCTCCGCGGCGGCCTGCAGCCGTTCCATGCCATCGCCGTCACGGCGGCGGTGTTCACCGGCCAGCTCACGATCGGCTGGGGCAACGACCTGCTCGACCTCGCGCGCGACCGCGCCGTGGGCCGAGCCGACAAGCCGCTGGCCGTCGGCTCCCTCCCGGCCGGATGGGTGGCACGCGCCCTGGCCGTGGCGGCGGTCTCCTGCTTCGTACTGTCCGCGCTCGTCGGCTGGCGCAGCGCGCTGGTCAACATCGTCCTCGCCACCGGCGCGGGCCACGCCTACAACCACGGGCTCAAGGCGACCCGGTGGTCCTGGGCGCCGTACGCGTGCGGCTTCGGGACGCTGCCCTCGGTCGTCACCCTCGCCGGCCCGGCCCCGGGCTGGGCACCGTGGTGGATGACCGGTGCCGGCGCCGCGCTCGGCGTCGGAGCGCATCTGCTCAACGTGCTGCCCGACCTCGCCGACGACGAACGCACCGGTGTCCGCGGCCTGCCGCACCGGATCGGCGAACACCGCTCACGCGTCCTGGCCGCCGTGCTGCTCACCGCCGCCTCGGTGCTCGCCGTGGCCGGTCCCGCGGGATCCCCTCCCGCGTGGACCTGGATGGCCCTGGCCCTGGTGGCCGTACTCGCGGTGCTCACGCTGTGCGCCCGCGGACGCGCTCCCTTCCGCGCCGCGGTGACCATCGCCCTGCTCGACGTCGCGCTGCTGACGGCCGGCTGA
- a CDS encoding type III polyketide synthase, with protein MTMRVLSVRGALPEHCHRQEEITESVTTTLVGDTVDRRVVERFHRNVGVETRHTVLPLEEYGRIEDFGQSNDVFIRAGVELGGRAVVDALKSVDLTPADVDFIVSCTVTGLAVPSLEARVAAEIGLRPDVVRLPLVGLGCVAGAAGIARLHDLLRGRPDAVAVLMSVELCSLTLQRDDTSVANFVASGLFGDGAAAVVAVGHEHPLAQSDDPAAPEVLASRSRLYPDSEHMMGWEIGSGGFRVVLDSAVPDLVRRYVGDDVRGFLADHGLTRGDIDWYVAHPGGPKVLEALQDALGVEREALSVTWDSLRRIGNLSSSSVLHVMADTLANRPPPPGSYGLMLAMGPGFCSELVLLRAPGGGR; from the coding sequence ATGACCATGCGCGTCCTCAGCGTCCGCGGCGCCCTGCCCGAGCACTGCCACCGCCAGGAGGAGATCACCGAGTCCGTCACCACCACCCTGGTCGGGGACACCGTCGATCGCCGCGTCGTCGAACGGTTCCACCGCAACGTGGGCGTAGAGACCCGGCACACCGTGCTCCCGCTGGAGGAGTACGGCCGGATCGAGGACTTCGGCCAGTCGAACGACGTCTTCATCCGGGCCGGCGTCGAACTCGGCGGCCGCGCGGTCGTCGACGCGCTCAAGAGCGTCGACCTCACACCCGCCGACGTCGACTTCATCGTCTCCTGCACGGTGACCGGCCTGGCCGTGCCCTCCCTGGAGGCCCGCGTCGCGGCGGAGATCGGCCTGCGCCCCGACGTGGTGCGCCTGCCCCTCGTCGGCCTCGGCTGCGTCGCCGGCGCGGCCGGCATCGCCCGACTGCACGACCTGCTGCGCGGCCGCCCGGACGCGGTGGCGGTCCTGATGTCGGTCGAGCTGTGCTCCCTCACGCTGCAGCGCGACGACACCTCGGTCGCCAACTTCGTGGCCAGCGGCCTGTTCGGGGACGGCGCCGCTGCCGTCGTCGCCGTCGGGCACGAGCACCCCCTCGCTCAGTCCGACGACCCGGCCGCCCCCGAAGTACTCGCCTCACGCAGCCGCCTCTACCCCGACTCGGAACACATGATGGGCTGGGAGATCGGCTCCGGCGGCTTCAGAGTCGTGCTCGACTCCGCGGTCCCCGACCTGGTGCGCCGGTACGTCGGCGACGACGTCCGCGGCTTCCTCGCCGATCACGGCCTGACCCGCGGCGACATCGACTGGTACGTCGCGCACCCCGGCGGCCCCAAAGTCCTCGAAGCTTTGCAGGACGCCCTCGGCGTCGAGCGCGAGGCGTTGAGCGTGACCTGGGACTCGCTGCGCCGGATCGGCAATCTGTCCTCCTCCTCGGTGCTGCACGTCATGGCGGACACACTCGCGAACCGGCCGCCCCCGCCCGGCTCCTACGGACTCATGCTCGCCATGGGCCCGGGCTTCTGCTCCGAACTCGTGCTCCTGCGCGCCCCGGGCGGTGGGCGGTGA
- a CDS encoding isoprenylcysteine carboxyl methyltransferase family protein: protein MTGEILFTILVLAVGLERVAELAVSRRNAAWSLARGGVESGRGHYPFMVVLHTGLLIGALAEVWIRRPDVVPVLTWAMLALVTVSQGLRWWCVATLGRQWNTRVIVVPGAARVTGGPYRWIPHPNYVAVVLEGLALPLVHAAWATAIVFTALNATLLATRIRAEDAALARLA from the coding sequence GTGACCGGCGAGATCCTGTTCACGATCCTGGTGCTGGCCGTAGGCCTGGAGCGGGTGGCCGAACTGGCCGTCTCCCGCCGCAACGCCGCCTGGAGCCTCGCGCGCGGCGGCGTGGAGTCCGGCCGGGGGCACTACCCGTTCATGGTGGTGCTGCACACGGGCCTGCTCATCGGCGCGCTCGCGGAGGTGTGGATCCGCCGCCCGGACGTCGTCCCCGTCCTGACGTGGGCCATGCTCGCCCTCGTCACGGTCTCGCAGGGGCTGCGCTGGTGGTGCGTCGCCACCCTCGGCCGGCAGTGGAACACCCGGGTGATCGTCGTACCGGGCGCCGCGCGCGTGACCGGCGGACCCTACCGCTGGATCCCGCACCCGAACTACGTCGCCGTCGTCCTCGAAGGGCTCGCGCTGCCCCTCGTCCACGCGGCCTGGGCCACGGCGATCGTCTTCACCGCGCTGAACGCCACCCTGCTCGCCACCCGCATCCGCGCCGAGGACGCCGCCCTGGCACGGCTGGCCTGA
- a CDS encoding NAD(P)/FAD-dependent oxidoreductase: MDLLVVGGGPAGLATALHAARAGLDVRVWEQRAGIVDKACGEGLMPGAVAALAALGVHPPGRDLRGIRYVAGPRRIDADFTSAPGRGVRRTTLHALLREAVLAAGVRVEQRTARHVEQDRDGVLVDGTRAHHLVAADGLHSPIRRALGLNRPHRTRPRHGLRRHYTLAPWSDHVEVHWSREAEAYVTPVADDLVGVAILTTTRRPYDDHLAAFPELRERLAGAGPAGPVRGAGPFRQTASTRIAGRVLLVGDASGYVDALTGEGIALALAQASAAVRAVTDGDLTAYEREWRRLTRRYRWLTHALLGATRPPPARAALVPLAQRLPWLFSAAVGTLARPAGERPGSGRPTG, encoded by the coding sequence ATGGATCTGCTCGTCGTCGGCGGCGGACCCGCGGGCCTCGCCACGGCCCTGCACGCGGCCCGGGCGGGGCTCGACGTCCGCGTCTGGGAGCAGCGCGCCGGCATCGTCGACAAGGCGTGCGGCGAGGGCTTGATGCCGGGCGCCGTCGCCGCCCTGGCGGCACTGGGCGTACACCCGCCCGGGCGCGACCTGCGCGGAATCCGCTACGTCGCGGGCCCCCGCCGCATCGACGCCGACTTCACCTCCGCCCCCGGGCGCGGAGTACGCCGTACGACGCTGCACGCGCTGCTGCGCGAGGCCGTGCTGGCGGCGGGCGTACGCGTGGAGCAGCGCACCGCCCGCCACGTCGAGCAGGACCGGGACGGGGTGCTGGTCGACGGCACCCGCGCCCACCACCTCGTGGCGGCCGACGGCCTGCACTCACCGATCCGCCGCGCCCTCGGGCTCAACCGGCCGCACCGGACCCGTCCCCGGCACGGGCTGCGGCGCCACTACACACTCGCCCCCTGGAGCGACCACGTCGAGGTGCACTGGTCCCGCGAAGCCGAGGCCTACGTGACCCCGGTGGCCGACGACCTCGTGGGCGTCGCGATCCTCACCACCACCCGCCGCCCCTACGACGACCACCTCGCCGCCTTCCCCGAGCTGCGGGAACGGCTGGCCGGGGCCGGCCCCGCCGGACCGGTACGGGGCGCGGGCCCCTTCCGCCAGACCGCGAGCACGCGCATCGCCGGCCGAGTGCTGCTCGTCGGCGACGCCTCCGGCTACGTCGACGCGCTGACCGGCGAGGGCATCGCCCTGGCGCTCGCGCAGGCGTCCGCCGCCGTCCGGGCCGTCACCGACGGCGACCTGACGGCCTACGAGCGGGAGTGGCGCCGGCTCACCCGGCGCTACCGGTGGCTGACGCACGCGCTCCTCGGCGCTACGCGACCGCCCCCGGCCCGCGCGGCGCTGGTACCCCTCGCCCAGCGCCTGCCGTGGCTGTTCTCGGCCGCCGTCGGCACACTGGCGCGTCCGGCGGGGGAGCGGCCCGGATCCGGCCGTCCGACCGGATAG
- a CDS encoding DUF350 domain-containing protein has protein sequence MSDIVNGLGRATAYGGLGLVLLVLGIVLVDVLTPGKLGRQIWEQRNRNAAMVLSSALLGIGGIVFTSIWTTYEDFGKGLVSTAAFGLLGLVMMAVAFLVVDLITPGRLGAALVEPEPHPAVWVTASCNLAVSAILSASIA, from the coding sequence ATGAGCGACATCGTCAACGGACTTGGCAGGGCCACCGCTTACGGCGGACTGGGACTGGTTCTGCTGGTCCTCGGCATCGTCCTGGTCGACGTGCTCACGCCCGGCAAGCTCGGCCGGCAGATCTGGGAGCAGCGCAACCGCAACGCCGCGATGGTGCTCAGCTCCGCGCTGCTCGGTATCGGCGGCATCGTGTTCACGTCCATCTGGACGACCTACGAGGACTTCGGCAAGGGCCTGGTCTCGACCGCCGCGTTCGGCCTGCTGGGTCTGGTGATGATGGCCGTGGCGTTCCTGGTGGTGGACCTGATCACGCCGGGGCGCCTGGGCGCGGCGCTGGTCGAGCCGGAGCCGCACCCCGCGGTCTGGGTGACGGCGTCCTGCAACCTCGCCGTGTCGGCCATCCTGTCGGCGTCCATAGCCTGA
- a CDS encoding SpoIIE family protein phosphatase, whose translation MRTRPGGGSGRLGLTSTSVLASGFLAVLIGVAFAVLLQVIGDARGFTADARASREAITDASVLEQHLIDLETGQRGFVITRDEAFLQPWQAARESYPAEARRFLASATSPEQRRLAGQINRDIGSFITDYSVPLVEAVRRDDPSASSPAETAEGKRRVDALRASFTTYITDERAKLQDRQDATDSSAQRAVVVACAGLAGLTGLIVTLTVFQHRAIVRPLRRAAAAAGRLAKGDLEVRVPSSRVEEVAALAASFNTMAESLQDSRARTEEARERLEFLYKRLELLYGASVSVGTGLDVEQTARELARVAVPGFADFTTVDLLEPVLRGDEPAAGAGARLRRVAADGIRDDAPLAGPADLPDLSSPPPAARAPLSGQARLDADLRHSTEWAAEQPEAAARVLAYGIHSRIRTPLQARGVTLGTVDFWRQRPDPFGPDDVAFAEELAAKAAVAVDNARRFTRERSTALALQRHLLPQRLPYQTAVEVASRYLPAWTRTGVGGDWYDVIPLSGSRVALVVGDVVGHGLQASAAMGRLRTAVRTLADVDLPPDELLTHLDDLILHLCEGEPVSGGPGDDEGADGWFSSADLGATCLYAVYDPVSRRCTLATAGHPMPAVLGPDGTAHIVSGHVGPPLGVGGLPFEATDLDLDAGSVLALYTDGLVEARHRDIDVGLAELCLALARPADSLEEACDTVIGSLLTDRAADDVALLLARTRALPAGHVATWQIPAETVQVERARKLVVEQLDAWGLTEATFVIELVVSELVTNAIRYGQPPIQLRLIRDHTLICEVSDTSSTAPHLRRARAFDEGGRGLLLVAQLTQGWGTRQTTTGKTIWCEQALPAS comes from the coding sequence ATGAGGACACGGCCCGGGGGCGGGAGCGGACGACTGGGGCTGACGAGCACCTCGGTCCTGGCGAGCGGCTTCCTGGCGGTGCTGATCGGTGTCGCGTTCGCCGTCCTGCTGCAGGTCATCGGTGACGCTCGCGGTTTCACGGCCGACGCGCGGGCCTCTCGCGAGGCCATCACCGACGCCAGCGTCCTGGAACAGCATCTGATCGACCTGGAGACCGGGCAGCGAGGCTTCGTCATCACCCGGGACGAGGCCTTCCTTCAACCCTGGCAAGCGGCGCGGGAGTCCTATCCGGCCGAGGCCAGGCGGTTCCTCGCGTCGGCGACCTCGCCGGAGCAGCGCCGTCTCGCGGGACAGATCAACAGGGACATCGGCTCCTTCATCACGGACTACTCGGTGCCGCTGGTCGAGGCGGTCCGGCGGGACGACCCCTCGGCCTCGAGTCCGGCGGAGACGGCTGAGGGAAAGCGGCGGGTGGACGCGCTGCGGGCCTCGTTCACCACGTACATCACCGATGAGCGGGCCAAGCTCCAGGATCGTCAGGACGCCACGGACTCCAGCGCCCAGCGTGCGGTGGTCGTGGCGTGCGCCGGGCTCGCCGGACTGACCGGGCTGATCGTCACGCTCACCGTGTTCCAGCACCGGGCCATCGTGCGTCCGCTGCGGCGCGCGGCAGCGGCGGCCGGGCGGCTGGCGAAGGGCGACCTGGAGGTACGGGTGCCCTCCAGCAGGGTGGAGGAGGTCGCGGCGCTGGCGGCGTCCTTCAACACCATGGCGGAATCGTTGCAGGACAGCCGTGCGCGAACCGAGGAAGCGCGTGAGCGTCTGGAGTTCCTCTACAAGCGGCTGGAGCTGCTGTACGGGGCGAGTGTGTCGGTGGGCACCGGGCTGGATGTGGAGCAGACGGCGCGCGAGCTGGCTCGGGTGGCGGTTCCCGGGTTCGCCGACTTCACCACCGTCGACCTGCTGGAACCGGTCCTGCGCGGCGACGAGCCGGCCGCCGGAGCCGGCGCGCGGCTGCGCCGGGTGGCCGCGGACGGCATCCGTGACGATGCGCCCTTGGCGGGTCCGGCCGACCTGCCCGACCTGTCCTCGCCCCCGCCCGCGGCGCGGGCGCCGCTCTCCGGGCAGGCCCGGCTCGACGCGGACCTGCGGCACAGCACCGAGTGGGCGGCGGAGCAGCCGGAGGCGGCGGCGCGTGTCCTCGCGTACGGCATCCACTCCAGGATCAGGACACCGTTGCAGGCCAGAGGGGTGACTCTGGGCACGGTGGACTTCTGGCGCCAACGGCCCGATCCGTTCGGGCCGGACGATGTCGCCTTCGCCGAGGAGCTGGCCGCCAAGGCGGCGGTCGCCGTCGACAACGCGCGCCGCTTCACCCGGGAGCGGTCCACCGCGCTGGCCCTGCAGCGTCACCTGCTGCCGCAGCGGCTGCCCTACCAGACGGCCGTGGAGGTGGCCTCCCGCTATCTGCCCGCCTGGACGCGGACCGGGGTCGGCGGTGACTGGTACGACGTGATCCCGCTGTCGGGCAGCCGGGTCGCCCTGGTCGTCGGGGACGTCGTCGGACACGGCCTGCAGGCCTCCGCGGCGATGGGCCGTCTGCGCACCGCCGTGCGCACGCTGGCCGATGTCGACCTGCCGCCGGATGAGCTGCTCACCCACCTCGACGACCTCATCCTGCACCTCTGCGAAGGCGAGCCCGTGTCCGGCGGCCCCGGAGACGACGAGGGGGCGGACGGCTGGTTCTCCTCGGCGGACCTCGGCGCCACCTGCCTGTACGCGGTGTACGACCCGGTCTCGCGCCGGTGCACGCTGGCCACGGCCGGGCACCCGATGCCCGCCGTCCTGGGTCCGGACGGCACGGCGCACATCGTCTCCGGCCATGTCGGACCCCCGCTGGGGGTCGGTGGTCTCCCCTTCGAGGCCACGGATCTGGACCTGGACGCCGGGAGTGTGCTCGCGCTGTACACCGACGGCCTCGTGGAGGCGCGTCACCGGGACATCGACGTCGGGCTGGCCGAGCTGTGCCTGGCCCTGGCGCGGCCCGCGGACTCGCTCGAAGAGGCCTGTGACACCGTGATCGGCTCCCTGCTCACCGACCGTGCGGCCGACGACGTGGCCCTGCTGCTGGCCCGTACCCGCGCGCTGCCGGCCGGCCATGTCGCGACGTGGCAGATCCCGGCGGAAACGGTCCAGGTGGAGCGTGCTCGCAAGCTGGTCGTCGAGCAGCTCGACGCGTGGGGGCTGACGGAGGCGACGTTCGTCATCGAGCTGGTGGTGAGCGAGCTGGTCACCAACGCCATCCGGTACGGGCAACCGCCGATCCAGCTGCGGCTCATCCGCGATCACACGCTGATCTGCGAGGTGTCCGACACCAGCAGCACCGCGCCGCACCTCAGGCGTGCCCGGGCCTTCGACGAGGGCGGGCGCGGGCTGCTCCTCGTCGCCCAGCTCACCCAGGGCTGGGGCACCCGGCAGACGACCACGGGCAAGACCATCTGGTGCGAGCAGGCGCTGCCCGCGTCGTGA
- a CDS encoding oxygenase MpaB family protein: MPRRLLPEGGLSLRDRLGREIFSRVAGPEGPDNRARIHGTPGPRWFGPERPVRRVHGDASMFIGGLSALLLQSLHPLAMAAVAGHSGFRGDPWGRLQRTSTFLAVTTYGTARSAQEACDRVRAVHDTVRGTTTDGRPYSAADPHLLCWVHIAEVDSFLRAHQRYGAHPLDDEGRDAYVADMARIARALGVPDPPVNAAELAARLAAYRAELRATDEARDSARFLLLNPPVPFLARLPYGVIAANAVSLLPLWASHELRLPRLPAAEGPCIRPLGTAVTAGIRWAMTPPRDAA, translated from the coding sequence ATGCCCAGGAGACTCCTCCCGGAAGGCGGGCTCTCGCTGCGTGACCGGCTCGGCAGGGAGATCTTCTCCCGCGTGGCGGGCCCCGAGGGCCCGGACAACCGCGCCCGCATCCACGGCACACCCGGCCCCCGCTGGTTCGGCCCCGAGCGCCCCGTCAGGAGGGTGCACGGGGACGCCTCGATGTTCATCGGCGGTCTGTCGGCCCTGCTGCTCCAGTCGCTCCATCCCCTGGCCATGGCCGCCGTGGCCGGGCACTCGGGCTTCCGCGGGGACCCCTGGGGACGGCTGCAGCGGACCAGCACCTTTCTGGCCGTCACCACCTACGGAACCGCCCGCAGCGCCCAGGAAGCCTGCGACCGCGTACGAGCCGTCCACGACACGGTGCGCGGCACGACCACCGACGGCCGGCCCTACTCCGCCGCCGACCCGCACCTGCTGTGCTGGGTGCACATCGCCGAGGTCGACAGCTTCCTGCGCGCCCACCAGCGCTACGGGGCGCACCCGCTCGACGACGAGGGACGAGACGCCTACGTCGCCGACATGGCCCGCATCGCCAGGGCGCTCGGCGTCCCGGACCCGCCGGTGAACGCCGCCGAACTCGCCGCGCGCCTGGCCGCCTACCGCGCCGAGCTGCGCGCCACCGACGAGGCACGCGACTCGGCCCGCTTCCTGCTGCTGAACCCGCCCGTCCCGTTCCTCGCCCGCCTCCCGTACGGCGTCATCGCCGCCAACGCCGTCTCCCTCCTGCCCCTCTGGGCCTCGCACGAACTACGGCTGCCCCGCCTCCCCGCCGCCGAAGGCCCCTGCATCCGCCCGCTCGGCACGGCCGTGACCGCGGGCATCCGCTGGGCCATGACACCGCCTCGCGACGCGGCCTAG